The following proteins are encoded in a genomic region of Cryptomeria japonica chromosome 11, Sugi_1.0, whole genome shotgun sequence:
- the LOC131859782 gene encoding uncharacterized protein LOC131859782 — protein sequence MVEDVALTDELMDMVFAHEPQTQDAAVVSHTPPPVTIAATSMPEVLTGDEMSQIDDITLSVIDFGLQGYTGTPSASRACPKKKNSSKTPKRVKKVIEHIFSCTIV from the exons atggttgaggatgtcgcgctgacagatgagttgatggacatggtgtttgcccatgagccacagacacag gatgcagcagtggtatcccatacacctcccccagttaccatagctgcaacttcgatgcctgag gtgttgacaggggatgaaatgtctcagattgatgacatcacgctctcagtgatcgattttggcctacaaggctatacg ggtaccccctccgcgtctagggcttgtcctaagaaaaagaattcctcgaagacgccaaaacgtgtgaagaaggtaattgaacacatttttagctgtacaattgtttga